A window of the Acidithiobacillus thiooxidans ATCC 19377 genome harbors these coding sequences:
- a CDS encoding ISL3-like element ISAtc1 family transposase: MVPEELFSLALGLVPPWLVDHVTFTVEEKRLDLHINFPKGSRFACSVCGEECPVHDTRDHTWRHMDFFQHEAYLHARVPRVKCQEHGVHQISVPWAREGSRFTLLFEALIMTLVREMPVLTAARMVGETDKLLWRVIDHYVPEARAAVDMANVHAVGVDETSSRHGHDYITLFVDLNARRLLFATPGKDAKTFEKFSADLQAHGGSAEAITDVSMDLSPAFQKGAAEHLPNAEITFDRFHLMKLVNEAVDDVRKGEVLTQPNLKKTRWLWLKNDCNLKMKQKEKLQELLKDQNLKTAQAYQFRLTFQDIFTIKNRHQGATLLKAWLENARTSDLPPIVRVAYTIMNHWDGVLRWFESQITNGILEGFNSLIQSAKAKARGYRTHKNFINMAYLILGKLDLRLPT, encoded by the coding sequence ATGGTCCCTGAAGAGCTGTTTTCTCTCGCGTTAGGATTGGTTCCGCCGTGGTTGGTGGATCATGTGACTTTCACGGTGGAGGAGAAACGCCTGGATCTGCACATCAACTTTCCCAAAGGTAGTCGCTTTGCTTGCTCCGTCTGTGGTGAGGAGTGTCCGGTACATGATACCCGTGACCATACCTGGCGGCACATGGATTTCTTCCAGCATGAAGCCTATCTCCATGCCCGTGTACCTCGTGTGAAGTGCCAGGAGCATGGAGTGCATCAGATATCTGTTCCCTGGGCGCGGGAAGGCTCGCGTTTCACCCTGCTCTTTGAAGCGCTGATCATGACCCTGGTGCGGGAGATGCCGGTATTGACGGCAGCTCGCATGGTCGGTGAGACCGACAAGCTCCTGTGGCGAGTGATTGACCATTATGTGCCCGAAGCTCGTGCTGCGGTGGATATGGCCAATGTCCATGCCGTCGGCGTCGATGAAACCAGCAGTCGGCATGGACATGACTACATCACGCTCTTCGTGGATCTGAATGCCCGGCGACTCTTGTTCGCTACTCCCGGCAAGGATGCCAAGACCTTTGAGAAATTCTCCGCAGATCTACAGGCCCATGGTGGTAGCGCGGAAGCGATCACCGATGTGAGCATGGACCTCTCGCCGGCCTTCCAGAAAGGGGCTGCCGAGCACCTGCCCAATGCGGAGATCACTTTCGATCGTTTTCACCTCATGAAGCTCGTCAACGAGGCCGTAGACGACGTGCGCAAGGGGGAAGTCCTCACCCAGCCAAATCTCAAAAAGACCCGCTGGCTTTGGCTCAAGAACGATTGCAACCTCAAAATGAAGCAGAAAGAAAAGCTGCAGGAATTGCTCAAAGACCAGAACCTCAAGACGGCGCAGGCCTACCAGTTCCGCCTGACCTTTCAGGACATCTTCACGATCAAGAATCGCCACCAGGGGGCTACCCTCTTGAAAGCCTGGTTGGAAAACGCCAGAACCAGCGATCTGCCGCCTATCGTCAGGGTCGCCTACACCATCATGAATCACTGGGATGGCGTGCTCCGATGGTTCGAGAGCCAGATCACCAATGGAATTCTGGAAGGTTTCAACAGCCTCATTCAATCCGCCAAGGCCAAGGCTCGGGGTTACCGCACGCACAAGAACTTTATCAACATGGCCTACCTGATCCTGGGCAAGCTGGATCTCAGGCTACCCACTTGA
- a CDS encoding DUF1828 domain-containing protein, translating into MDVKIFAHNGRMLIKSSFSFADGDPLLLYVEKCPGGMVRLTDAGQTRMHLRDEPDSWLFVRLSG; encoded by the coding sequence ATGGATGTAAAGATATTTGCCCATAATGGGCGGATGCTCATTAAATCCTCATTTTCTTTTGCAGACGGGGATCCCTTGCTACTGTACGTGGAAAAATGCCCGGGCGGTATGGTGCGATTGACGGACGCTGGCCAAACGAGGATGCACTTGCGGGATGAACCCGATTCATGGCTCTTCGTCAGATTGAGTGGGTAG
- a CDS encoding DUF5131 family protein has product MADKTGIAWTNATWNPVTGCAKVSQGCKHCYAEREWARLSANPKAVSYYGRAFTDVACHEDRLDQPLRWKKPRMIFVNSMSDLFHEAVPDDFIDRVFAVMAMAEQHVFQVLTKRPERMMEWFAAGYDNREHAVGQAMREIAAARGLDIAGIPEWPLPNVWLGVSAEDQETADARIPLLLQTPAALRWVSAEPLLGPIDFEAVPVGMFGPLRPYQASVTTFNQRIKWVVAGGESGFGSNVRPMHPDWVASIQEQCEQAKVPFFFKQWGEWLPLNQMTPEYAARLYRSNRPAKDGEDQNELDDEYGTHCIVPQKVIIHNGQVFSVEDPRSFEQDFFGTRSIFRVGKKAAGCLLNGREWQTWPTV; this is encoded by the coding sequence ATGGCTGACAAAACCGGCATTGCCTGGACAAACGCCACCTGGAACCCTGTCACCGGCTGTGCCAAGGTTTCACAAGGCTGCAAGCACTGCTACGCGGAACGGGAGTGGGCACGGCTTTCGGCCAACCCCAAAGCCGTGAGCTACTACGGCAGAGCCTTTACGGACGTGGCCTGTCATGAAGATCGTCTGGACCAGCCCTTGCGCTGGAAAAAGCCCCGGATGATCTTTGTGAACTCCATGTCGGACCTCTTCCACGAGGCCGTGCCGGACGACTTCATCGACAGGGTATTCGCAGTCATGGCCATGGCAGAACAGCATGTTTTCCAGGTGTTGACCAAGCGACCGGAGCGCATGATGGAATGGTTTGCGGCGGGCTACGACAACCGAGAGCATGCGGTTGGGCAAGCCATGCGTGAAATAGCCGCTGCGCGTGGTCTTGATATTGCCGGCATACCGGAATGGCCGCTTCCAAATGTCTGGCTGGGCGTATCCGCCGAAGATCAGGAAACCGCCGATGCGCGGATACCGCTGTTGTTGCAGACTCCCGCTGCATTGCGATGGGTCAGTGCAGAACCACTTCTTGGTCCCATAGATTTCGAGGCAGTGCCGGTAGGCATGTTCGGTCCATTGCGTCCCTATCAGGCTTCCGTAACCACATTTAACCAGCGCATTAAATGGGTCGTCGCCGGCGGGGAGTCTGGGTTTGGATCGAACGTAAGACCCATGCACCCCGATTGGGTAGCGTCCATTCAGGAACAATGCGAGCAGGCTAAAGTCCCATTTTTCTTCAAGCAATGGGGTGAGTGGCTTCCGCTGAATCAGATGACACCGGAATATGCCGCCCGTCTCTACCGCTCCAACCGGCCCGCTAAAGACGGTGAGGACCAAAATGAGCTAGATGACGAATATGGTACACACTGCATTGTCCCGCAAAAAGTCATTATCCATAACGGGCAGGTTTTCTCTGTGGAGGATCCCCGTTCCTTCGAGCAGGATTTTTTCGGCACTCGATCTATTTTTCGCGTAGGCAAGAAAGCGGCTGGATGCCTTTTAAATGGTCGGGAATGGCAGACATGGCCTACTGTTTGA
- a CDS encoding site-specific DNA-methyltransferase: MNTPLRQINLFADIANAYAEAPGGVLDNASLYAVVAEGMGTTKEALDARIPIGRAGVPRSTIKRKIRWYQQTLKQLGILEHVPGARGVWQLSEKAGKDLHRAATGVTLVAFNTDLGVAIWGAHQDVFRRFDEPIALCISSPPYPLRKARDYGGPNERRYVDFICAALEPIVRSLLPGGSIVLNLSGDIFESKKPSRSLYLERLVLALNDRLGLALMDRIPWVNYSKPPAPTYWACVNRVQLATAYEPLYWFTNDPDHVRADNRRVLEAHSAQHQRLMALGGEGRSVTYGNGAYRIRPDSFGRVTAGRIPRNVLERGHACSDTKAYRRQAQALGLPKHGAIQPTSIPDFFIRFLTEPGELVVDPFGGTVKTGLAAERLGRRWLVTEWMYEYLRGAAEMFTHFAGFQSAFG, translated from the coding sequence ATGAACACACCCCTTCGACAAATCAACCTGTTTGCTGATATTGCCAATGCCTACGCGGAAGCTCCGGGAGGCGTCCTGGACAATGCTTCGCTGTACGCGGTCGTGGCGGAAGGCATGGGCACGACAAAAGAAGCCTTGGACGCCAGGATCCCTATTGGCCGCGCCGGCGTCCCACGCTCCACCATCAAGCGCAAAATCCGCTGGTACCAGCAAACGCTTAAACAATTGGGAATTCTTGAGCATGTGCCCGGTGCGCGGGGTGTCTGGCAGTTGTCTGAAAAAGCCGGAAAGGATTTACACAGGGCCGCCACTGGCGTCACGCTGGTGGCCTTCAACACTGACCTGGGCGTCGCCATTTGGGGCGCACATCAAGATGTCTTCAGACGCTTCGACGAACCGATAGCCCTGTGCATCAGTTCGCCGCCCTATCCGCTCCGGAAAGCGCGTGATTATGGGGGGCCAAATGAACGGCGATATGTGGATTTTATCTGTGCAGCGTTAGAGCCCATCGTCCGCAGCCTCCTCCCTGGCGGGAGCATCGTGCTCAATTTAAGCGGGGATATTTTTGAGTCCAAGAAACCGAGCCGGTCACTCTATCTGGAGCGTCTGGTCTTGGCCCTGAACGATCGGTTAGGCCTTGCGCTGATGGACCGTATTCCCTGGGTCAATTACAGCAAACCGCCAGCGCCGACCTATTGGGCCTGCGTGAATCGGGTGCAGCTCGCCACGGCTTATGAACCGCTGTATTGGTTCACCAATGATCCAGACCATGTGCGGGCGGATAATCGCCGGGTTCTGGAGGCGCATTCAGCCCAACATCAACGGCTCATGGCGTTGGGCGGCGAAGGGCGGTCTGTCACTTATGGCAATGGCGCCTATCGCATTCGCCCGGATAGTTTCGGACGGGTAACGGCGGGACGGATTCCGCGCAATGTGTTGGAACGTGGGCATGCCTGCAGCGACACCAAAGCCTATCGGCGGCAGGCCCAAGCACTAGGCTTGCCGAAGCATGGCGCCATTCAGCCGACCAGTATTCCGGATTTCTTTATTCGGTTTCTCACCGAGCCCGGAGAACTCGTGGTGGATCCGTTCGGCGGTACGGTGAAAACCGGATTGGCGGCGGAACGATTGGGGCGGCGGTGGTTGGTGACCGAATGGATGTATGAGTATTTACGCGGGGCTGCTGAAATGTTCACGCATTTTGCGGGATTTCAATCGGCGTTCGGTTAA
- a CDS encoding IS30-like element ISCARN114 family transposase: MARKYRQLMPDQRNQIQRGLNQGLSIRGIARQLGRSPSTISREIQRGRVEETYDAVCGREEAQRRRRKGVRKLTEGSPLTLAVTHAILQRKWSPEQIAGRLRMDYPEDKQWHVSHETIYQFIYAHPAGELRKALIAGLRRGHSKRKPRTRGKDRRGGITNMRSIRERPEEAQAREVPGHWEGDLIKGAFNASAIGTLVDRSSRFVILARVEDSTAEAILESFTRRLRTLPKSFRQTLTYDQGREMARHQELERNTGIRVYFADPHSPWQRPTNENTNGLLRQYFPKGTDLSEYSQRRLTQVAEELNNRPRKSLGFRTPAEVMAQQIRQLNSGVALQT, encoded by the coding sequence ATGGCCAGAAAGTACAGGCAATTGATGCCCGATCAGCGAAACCAGATACAGCGTGGATTGAATCAGGGGCTGAGTATTCGTGGCATTGCCAGGCAGTTGGGCCGAAGCCCTAGCACGATCAGTCGGGAGATTCAGCGAGGTCGTGTGGAAGAGACCTATGACGCCGTATGCGGTCGTGAAGAAGCGCAGAGGCGCCGACGCAAGGGAGTCAGGAAGTTGACTGAAGGTTCGCCTTTAACCCTCGCGGTGACGCACGCTATTCTGCAAAGGAAGTGGTCACCGGAGCAGATAGCGGGGAGGTTGCGGATGGACTATCCCGAAGACAAACAGTGGCACGTCTCTCATGAGACTATTTACCAGTTTATCTATGCTCACCCGGCGGGTGAACTGCGCAAGGCATTGATTGCAGGGCTGCGCAGAGGGCACAGCAAACGCAAGCCCCGCACACGAGGTAAAGACCGTCGTGGCGGGATCACGAACATGCGCTCGATCCGTGAGCGCCCGGAGGAAGCACAAGCTCGCGAAGTACCCGGTCACTGGGAAGGCGACCTGATCAAGGGGGCATTCAATGCCAGTGCTATTGGCACGTTAGTGGATCGTAGCAGTCGCTTCGTCATCCTTGCGCGGGTGGAGGATTCTACGGCAGAGGCGATCCTGGAAAGCTTTACGCGGCGTTTGCGTACGCTGCCCAAGAGCTTCCGGCAAACGCTCACCTATGATCAGGGCCGCGAAATGGCTCGGCATCAGGAACTGGAGCGAAATACGGGCATACGTGTTTATTTCGCTGACCCACATAGCCCCTGGCAGCGTCCGACCAATGAAAATACGAATGGCCTACTGCGTCAGTATTTCCCCAAGGGCACGGACTTATCCGAATATTCACAACGGCGTTTGACTCAGGTAGCGGAGGAACTCAATAATCGGCCCAGGAAATCCTTGGGATTCCGAACTCCAGCCGAAGTGATGGCACAGCAAATCAGGCAGTTAAACAGCGGTGTTGCACTTCAAACTTGA
- a CDS encoding sigma-70 family RNA polymerase sigma factor → MLDAVIDYDLEEEMAWSVPPAQGLHPARRLSRATDVSPLPLTGLEAEETALAPESPPANDPALCPDNPTRRMGLSEERDLIQRMLDGDAKARDRLVQKNMWLVHYLSNNYQSAFITREDVIQEGYLGLLHAADRFRLDAGCRFASYASFWVRSYMQKALFHAHLIRLPDYLSKAIRGCESRGEQIGDTRVLREQTKQAIETFNPYMLSTHAPDADESPAACFEPVEDTLYAPENVSHQHHMKKVLAQHLNALPLKQRQVLFLRFGFGERPAMGLEEVGGFMGICREAVRQLQNRGLATLNACLEAENLSFDDC, encoded by the coding sequence ATGTTGGATGCTGTGATTGATTATGATTTGGAAGAGGAAATGGCCTGGAGTGTGCCCCCGGCGCAGGGCTTGCACCCCGCAAGAAGGTTGTCCCGTGCAACGGACGTCAGCCCACTGCCACTTACGGGTTTAGAGGCCGAAGAAACGGCACTGGCGCCTGAATCCCCTCCGGCCAATGACCCTGCCCTATGTCCTGATAACCCAACACGACGTATGGGGCTGAGCGAAGAACGCGACCTGATACAACGCATGCTGGACGGTGATGCAAAGGCCCGGGATAGGCTGGTGCAGAAAAATATGTGGTTAGTACATTACTTGTCGAATAACTATCAAAGCGCGTTCATCACGCGGGAAGATGTTATCCAGGAAGGGTATTTGGGCCTGCTGCATGCAGCAGATCGCTTTCGCCTGGATGCCGGTTGCCGTTTTGCCTCTTACGCCAGCTTCTGGGTGCGCAGCTATATGCAAAAGGCACTTTTTCATGCCCACCTGATTCGTCTGCCGGATTATCTGAGTAAAGCGATTCGTGGTTGCGAAAGTCGTGGTGAGCAGATTGGCGACACACGTGTCTTGCGCGAGCAAACAAAGCAGGCCATTGAGACCTTTAATCCCTACATGCTTTCGACCCATGCGCCGGATGCGGACGAAAGTCCGGCGGCGTGTTTTGAACCCGTTGAAGATACGCTGTATGCACCGGAAAACGTATCGCATCAGCACCACATGAAAAAGGTATTGGCGCAGCATTTAAATGCGCTTCCACTCAAACAGCGGCAGGTCCTGTTCCTGCGTTTTGGTTTTGGGGAAAGGCCTGCCATGGGGCTGGAAGAGGTCGGCGGCTTTATGGGTATTTGCCGCGAAGCGGTACGTCAGCTGCAGAATCGCGGTTTGGCGACCTTGAATGCGTGTTTGGAAGCCGAAAACCTGAGTTTTGATGATTGTTAG